One Methylobacterium sp. 77 DNA window includes the following coding sequences:
- a CDS encoding methyl-accepting chemotaxis protein gives MTNLETLRQSFSRFLIAFLWLHLPVIALGAWYSGNAPMAPVLAAAFLAGLSTLTWLRSRTGLATRLASSLALIGMAAILVSVFAGHAWQIDMHMYFFACMALIVTWCDWRVLIACAGATAVHHLALDFAMPVLVFPGEVAGSDLGRVVLHAVILILETGVLAWLANTIVTAFTAQAASEQEVRMQIARMQELETETTLARAGAEAQRRAAMQQTAEYFESTVSGILGQVTQAAGTMQDTARAMVDAADSTSGQASAVARSVASAAEGAAANVSLVAAAAEELGASVQEIGRQVEDSARMAQSAVGQADETGRLVQALSAGAAQIGDVVGMITGIAGQTNLLALNATIEAARAGEAGRGFAVVAAEVKELANQTARATEQIVQQISAIQDSTGEAVAAIDSIAARIRTMSSAAAAIATAVDQQGMATQEIIRNVAHAATSTCAIKDTVGSVVGSAGETGTAAADVFASASALAEHADQLGAEVNRFLDTVKAA, from the coding sequence ATGACGAATCTCGAGACCCTCCGGCAGAGCTTCAGCCGGTTCCTGATCGCCTTTCTCTGGCTGCATCTCCCGGTCATCGCCCTCGGCGCATGGTACAGCGGGAACGCCCCGATGGCCCCTGTCCTTGCCGCGGCGTTCCTGGCGGGGCTCAGCACGCTGACATGGTTGCGGTCGCGCACCGGACTGGCGACCCGCCTCGCCAGCAGCCTGGCGCTGATCGGCATGGCGGCCATCCTGGTCTCGGTCTTCGCCGGACATGCCTGGCAGATCGACATGCACATGTACTTCTTCGCCTGCATGGCCCTGATCGTGACCTGGTGCGACTGGCGCGTCCTGATCGCCTGCGCGGGCGCCACCGCCGTCCATCACCTCGCCCTCGATTTCGCGATGCCGGTCCTGGTCTTCCCGGGGGAGGTCGCCGGCTCGGATCTGGGGCGGGTGGTGCTGCACGCGGTCATCCTGATCCTGGAGACCGGCGTGCTGGCCTGGCTGGCGAACACCATCGTGACGGCCTTCACGGCCCAGGCAGCCTCCGAGCAGGAGGTCCGGATGCAGATCGCGCGCATGCAGGAATTGGAGACGGAGACGACCCTGGCGCGGGCCGGCGCCGAGGCCCAGCGCCGGGCCGCGATGCAGCAGACCGCCGAATATTTCGAATCGACGGTGAGCGGCATCCTCGGCCAGGTCACGCAGGCCGCCGGGACGATGCAGGACACTGCCCGCGCGATGGTGGACGCGGCGGACAGCACGTCGGGGCAGGCGAGCGCCGTGGCGCGGTCCGTGGCGAGCGCGGCGGAGGGCGCCGCCGCCAATGTCTCGCTGGTGGCAGCCGCTGCCGAGGAACTCGGCGCCTCGGTCCAGGAGATCGGCCGGCAGGTGGAGGATTCGGCCCGGATGGCACAGAGCGCGGTCGGGCAGGCCGACGAGACGGGCCGGCTGGTCCAGGCGCTGAGCGCAGGCGCTGCCCAGATCGGCGATGTCGTCGGAATGATTACCGGCATCGCGGGCCAGACCAACCTGCTGGCGCTCAACGCGACCATCGAGGCGGCCCGCGCGGGCGAGGCCGGACGCGGCTTCGCGGTGGTCGCGGCGGAAGTCAAGGAACTCGCCAACCAGACGGCCCGGGCCACCGAGCAGATCGTTCAGCAGATCAGCGCGATCCAGGACTCGACCGGCGAGGCTGTCGCCGCCATCGACAGCATCGCCGCGCGCATCCGCACCATGAGCAGCGCGGCGGCCGCCATCGCGACGGCGGTGGACCAGCAGGGTATGGCGACGCAGGAGATCATCCGCAACGTGGCGCACGCCGCCACGAGCACCTGCGCGATTAAGGACACCGTCGGGAGCGTCGTCGGCTCGGCCGGGGAGACCGGCACGGCGGCGGCGGACGTCTTCGCCTCGGCATCGGCTCTCGCAGAGCACGCCGATCAGCTCGGCGCCGAGGTCAACCGCTTCCTCGACACCGTCAAGGCGGCCTGA
- the ruvC gene encoding crossover junction endodeoxyribonuclease RuvC translates to MTPIRILGIDPGLRRTGWGLISVVGTKLTYVDCGVVTSDGDLPLALRLRELHEGITRVVSGFGPDEVAVEETFVNKDAQATLKLGHARAIALLVPALAGLPVSEYAANLVKKTVCGSGHAEKVQIQAMVKFLMPKAEFKTADAADALAIAVTHANHRGAHALKKLHAPVAGVSGLAAARIAAALAKG, encoded by the coding sequence ATGACCCCCATCCGCATCCTCGGCATCGATCCCGGCCTTCGCCGCACCGGCTGGGGGCTGATCTCCGTCGTCGGGACCAAGCTGACCTATGTCGATTGCGGGGTGGTGACCTCGGATGGGGATCTGCCGCTGGCCCTGCGCCTGCGGGAATTGCACGAGGGCATCACCCGCGTGGTGTCGGGGTTCGGCCCGGATGAGGTCGCCGTGGAGGAGACCTTCGTCAACAAGGATGCGCAGGCGACGCTGAAGCTCGGCCATGCCCGCGCCATCGCGCTTCTGGTGCCGGCGCTGGCGGGCCTGCCCGTCTCCGAATACGCCGCCAACCTCGTCAAGAAGACCGTCTGCGGCTCGGGCCATGCGGAGAAGGTGCAGATCCAGGCGATGGTGAAGTTCCTGATGCCGAAGGCCGAGTTCAAGACGGCGGATGCCGCCGATGCGCTGGCCATCGCCGTCACCCATGCCAACCATCGCGGGGCGCATGCGCTGAAGAAGCTGCACGCCCCCGTCGCCGGGGTGAGCGGGCTCGCCGCCGCCCGGATCGCGGCGGCCCTGGCGAAGGGGTGA
- a CDS encoding YceI family protein has protein sequence MTRTRLLALLLLASTCAQAQETPPDGGPSSDPTQVRAGAYVLDPAHGKITWSVSHLGYSTYYGQITDVAAKADLDPKAPARSRLSVTIGMASINGLNDALNRHLQGPDFFDTATFPTATFTATLVEPTSPTTARISGTLTLKGVTKPVAFDATFNQAGINPIDKRYTVGFDGRTVIKRSDFGVSAFLPAVGDEVSLRLEGEFKAQ, from the coding sequence ATGACGCGCACGCGCCTCCTCGCCCTCCTGCTTCTGGCCTCCACCTGCGCCCAGGCGCAGGAGACACCACCGGATGGCGGCCCGTCGAGCGATCCGACCCAGGTCCGGGCCGGCGCCTACGTGCTCGATCCGGCCCACGGCAAGATCACCTGGTCGGTGAGCCATCTCGGCTACTCGACCTATTACGGCCAGATCACCGATGTCGCGGCCAAGGCCGATCTCGATCCGAAAGCCCCGGCGCGGAGCCGCCTGTCCGTCACCATCGGCATGGCCAGCATCAACGGCCTGAACGACGCCCTGAACCGGCACCTCCAGGGCCCGGATTTCTTCGACACCGCGACCTTCCCCACCGCGACCTTCACCGCCACCCTGGTGGAGCCCACGAGCCCGACCACGGCCCGCATCTCCGGCACCCTCACCCTGAAGGGCGTGACCAAGCCCGTGGCCTTCGACGCCACTTTCAACCAGGCCGGCATCAACCCGATCGACAAGCGCTACACCGTCGGGTTCGACGGCCGCACCGTGATCAAGCGCTCGGATTTCGGCGTCTCCGCCTTCCTCCCCGCCGTGGGCGACGAGGTGAGCCTGCGCCTGGAGGGCGAGTTCAAGGCGCAGTAG
- the ruvA gene encoding Holliday junction branch migration protein RuvA produces MIGKLKGVVDSYGEDFVILDVQGVGYVVHCSARTLQRMPAVGEAASLAIETYVREDMIRLYGFRSDAEREWFRLLQTVQGVGSKVALGLLSVLEPEALATAIALGDKTAIARAPGVGPRLAARLTAELKDKAPAFAPIDPAVLALSGAVEDRTAPQPAADAISALVNLGYAPVQASAAIAAAMKGAGEGAEAKTLIRLGLRELAR; encoded by the coding sequence ATGATCGGCAAGCTGAAGGGTGTGGTGGATTCCTACGGAGAGGATTTCGTGATCCTCGACGTGCAGGGCGTCGGCTACGTGGTGCATTGCTCGGCCCGCACCCTGCAGCGGATGCCGGCCGTGGGCGAGGCGGCCTCCCTCGCGATCGAGACCTATGTCCGCGAGGACATGATCCGGCTCTACGGCTTCCGGTCGGATGCCGAGCGCGAGTGGTTCCGCCTGTTGCAGACGGTGCAGGGGGTGGGCTCAAAGGTCGCGCTCGGCCTGCTCTCCGTGCTCGAGCCCGAAGCGCTCGCCACCGCCATCGCGCTCGGTGACAAGACCGCCATCGCCCGCGCGCCCGGCGTCGGCCCGCGCCTCGCCGCCCGCCTCACCGCCGAATTGAAGGACAAGGCGCCGGCCTTCGCCCCCATCGATCCCGCCGTGCTCGCCCTCTCCGGCGCGGTGGAAGACCGCACCGCGCCCCAACCCGCCGCCGACGCGATCTCCGCCCTGGTCAATCTCGGCTACGCCCCGGTCCAGGCCTCCGCCGCCATCGCTGCGGCCATGAAGGGCGCCGGGGAGGGGGCCGAGGCGAAGACCCTGATCCGCCTGGGCCTGCGCGAACTCGCCCGCTGA
- a CDS encoding (2Fe-2S)-binding protein: MIVCSCNVLSDGAVRDCLKGGPDCPRTPAQVHACLGCSPKCGRCARTIRSIMQAALQGALENAVAEAGHACEAGCASGCSLVKFQTAEEGIAA; the protein is encoded by the coding sequence ATGATCGTCTGTTCCTGTAACGTGTTGTCCGACGGTGCCGTCCGCGATTGCCTGAAGGGCGGGCCCGATTGCCCGCGTACCCCGGCGCAGGTCCATGCCTGCCTCGGTTGCAGTCCGAAATGCGGCCGTTGTGCCCGCACGATCCGCTCGATCATGCAGGCGGCGCTGCAGGGCGCCCTCGAAAATGCCGTTGCGGAGGCAGGCCATGCGTGCGAGGCGGGTTGCGCGAGCGGCTGTAGTTTGGTCAAGTTCCAAACTGCGGAGGAGGGGATCGCCGCCTGA
- the bfr gene encoding bacterioferritin: MKGDVKVVEYLNRGLRSELTAVSQYWLHFRMLNDWGYIDLAKFWRKESIEEMNHADRFVDRILFLDGFPNLQELDPLRIGQNVEEIIACDLAAETEARALYLEAAQYCDSINDRVSKILFEELAADEEGHIDFLETQQNLIAQVGLPLYAQKHIGGLEAIAPEKD; this comes from the coding sequence ATGAAGGGTGATGTGAAGGTCGTCGAGTACCTCAACCGAGGGCTCCGTAGCGAGCTGACGGCCGTGAGCCAGTACTGGCTCCATTTCCGCATGCTGAACGATTGGGGCTACATCGATCTCGCCAAGTTCTGGCGCAAGGAATCGATCGAGGAGATGAACCACGCCGACCGGTTCGTCGACCGGATCCTGTTCCTCGACGGGTTCCCGAACCTGCAGGAACTCGACCCGCTGCGGATCGGCCAGAATGTCGAGGAGATCATCGCCTGCGATCTCGCCGCCGAGACCGAGGCGCGCGCGCTCTATCTCGAAGCCGCGCAATACTGCGATTCGATCAACGACCGCGTCTCGAAGATCCTGTTCGAGGAACTCGCCGCCGACGAGGAAGGCCATATCGACTTCCTCGAGACGCAGCAGAACCTGATCGCCCAGGTCGGCCTGCCGCTCTACGCGCAGAAGCATATCGGTGGCCTCGAGGCGATCGCCCCGGAGAAGGACTAG
- a CDS encoding Uma2 family endonuclease has product MGRASQLFEMMALDDFEELLADKPSNERWELIGGRVVRMMVGARWEHGRIVQNIATSLESGFRAAGSSCQTFTETFYMKSRPLDAAMLPDVLVVCGDLEPGTTSVDNPTVLFEVLSPGTEARDRFEKWSVYQQLGSLQHYVLVARDRAHIEVFDRVDGAWTGFRVLEGLDATLDLAAIQAALPLRDIYYRVIAR; this is encoded by the coding sequence ATGGGCCGCGCGTCTCAGCTTTTCGAGATGATGGCGCTCGACGATTTCGAGGAGCTGCTGGCCGACAAACCGAGCAACGAACGCTGGGAGCTGATCGGCGGCCGGGTCGTCCGGATGATGGTCGGCGCCCGGTGGGAGCATGGGCGGATCGTCCAGAACATCGCCACCAGCCTGGAGAGCGGATTTCGCGCCGCGGGGTCGTCCTGTCAGACCTTCACCGAGACGTTCTACATGAAGAGCAGGCCGCTCGACGCCGCGATGTTGCCGGATGTCCTCGTCGTCTGTGGCGATCTCGAACCGGGAACGACCTCGGTGGACAATCCGACCGTCCTCTTCGAGGTCCTGTCTCCCGGCACGGAGGCCCGCGACCGTTTCGAGAAGTGGAGCGTCTATCAGCAGCTCGGCTCGCTCCAGCATTACGTGCTGGTGGCGCGCGACCGGGCACATATCGAGGTCTTCGACCGGGTCGACGGAGCCTGGACGGGGTTCAGGGTGCTCGAGGGGCTCGATGCGACCCTCGACCTCGCGGCGATCCAGGCCGCCTTGCCCCTGCGCGACATTTATTACCGGGTGATCGCGCGCTGA
- the ruvB gene encoding Holliday junction branch migration DNA helicase RuvB → MPDSLLTPERRPDDVEQSIRPLSLAEFIGQRAARANMQIFIESAKKTGSALDHVLFVGPPGLGKTTLAQIVARELGVNFRSTSGPVIAKAGDLAAQLTNLEERDVLFIDEIHRLNPAVEEILYPAMEDYQLDLIIGEGPAARSVKIELPKFTLVGATTRAGLLTTPLRDRFGIPIRLEFYDVDELELIVTRGARVLGIGMSAEGANEIAKRARGTPRIAGRLLRRVRDFAIVADAPTVTRAIADRALQLLDVDPAGLDVMDRKYLTMIATSFGGGPVGIETIAAALSEPRDAIEDIIEPFLIQKGFVQRTPRGRMLTPHAYKHMGFAVPRRDPATQFGLFGAGDPDE, encoded by the coding sequence CTGCCGGACTCGCTGCTGACGCCCGAGCGCCGCCCGGACGATGTCGAGCAGTCGATCCGCCCCTTGAGCCTCGCCGAGTTCATCGGCCAGCGCGCGGCGCGCGCAAACATGCAGATCTTCATCGAATCGGCCAAGAAGACCGGCTCGGCCCTCGATCACGTCCTGTTCGTCGGGCCGCCCGGCCTCGGCAAGACCACCCTGGCGCAGATCGTGGCGCGCGAACTCGGGGTGAACTTCCGCTCCACCTCCGGCCCGGTCATCGCCAAGGCCGGCGATCTCGCGGCCCAGCTCACCAATCTCGAAGAGCGCGACGTGCTCTTCATCGACGAGATCCACCGCCTCAACCCGGCGGTGGAGGAGATCCTCTATCCGGCGATGGAGGATTACCAGCTCGACCTCATCATCGGCGAGGGGCCGGCGGCGCGCTCGGTGAAGATCGAGCTGCCGAAATTCACCCTGGTGGGCGCCACCACCCGCGCGGGCCTGCTCACCACGCCCCTGCGCGACCGGTTCGGCATCCCGATCCGCCTCGAATTCTACGATGTCGACGAGCTCGAACTCATCGTCACGCGCGGGGCGCGGGTGCTCGGCATCGGCATGTCGGCGGAGGGCGCCAACGAGATCGCCAAGCGGGCGCGCGGCACGCCGCGCATCGCCGGCCGGCTGCTGCGTCGGGTGCGCGACTTCGCCATCGTCGCCGATGCCCCCACCGTGACGCGGGCCATCGCCGACCGGGCGCTGCAACTCCTCGACGTGGACCCCGCCGGCCTCGACGTGATGGACCGCAAGTACCTGACGATGATCGCCACCTCCTTCGGCGGCGGTCCGGTCGGCATCGAGACCATCGCGGCCGCGCTCTCCGAGCCGCGCGACGCCATCGAGGACATCATCGAGCCCTTCCTGATCCAGAAGGGTTTCGTCCAGCGCACCCCGCGCGGCCGCATGCTGACGCCGCACGCCTACAAGCATATGGGCTTCGCCGTCCCCCGGCGCGATCCGGCCACGCAGTTCGGGCTGTTCGGGGCGGGAGATCCCGATGAGTGA
- a CDS encoding metallophosphoesterase: MKPDGATSSVRITRRTVVLGLGAAALGASGTAAYGIGIEPMRLAITRYRIRPGAPWPEGLSLRIVAVSDVHACDPFMTPEHIRRIVETANGLGGDVIVLLGDYVRGMHAFTTIVESADWAPVLGALKAPLGTYAILGNHDWWADRAACERGHGPTFAGEALTRAGIRVLENEALPLQVRGHDVWLAGLGDQLSFQGTWWRYGFKRMGSDDLPATLAAIPDGAPAILLAHEPDIFPKVPARVALTLSGHTHGGQVRLFGYAPVVPSRYGRRYAYGHVREQTDLVVSGGLGMSGLPVRLGIPPEIVVVDLSSEPVA, from the coding sequence ATGAAGCCTGACGGAGCGACATCCTCGGTCCGGATCACCCGCCGCACCGTCGTGCTCGGCCTCGGTGCCGCTGCCCTCGGCGCCAGCGGCACCGCCGCCTACGGCATCGGCATCGAACCGATGCGCCTCGCCATCACGCGATACCGGATCAGGCCGGGGGCGCCCTGGCCCGAGGGTTTGTCCCTGCGGATCGTGGCGGTCTCGGACGTCCATGCCTGCGATCCGTTCATGACGCCCGAGCATATCCGGCGGATCGTCGAGACGGCCAACGGCCTCGGCGGCGACGTGATCGTCCTGCTCGGCGATTACGTGCGCGGCATGCACGCCTTCACCACCATCGTCGAATCCGCCGATTGGGCCCCGGTCCTCGGCGCCCTGAAGGCCCCGCTCGGCACCTATGCCATCCTCGGCAACCACGATTGGTGGGCCGACCGGGCGGCCTGCGAGCGCGGTCACGGCCCGACCTTCGCCGGAGAGGCGCTGACCCGCGCCGGAATCCGCGTTCTCGAGAACGAGGCGCTGCCATTGCAGGTGAGGGGACACGACGTCTGGCTCGCCGGGCTCGGCGACCAGCTCAGCTTCCAGGGCACGTGGTGGCGCTACGGCTTCAAGCGGATGGGCAGCGACGACCTGCCCGCGACCCTCGCCGCGATCCCGGACGGCGCGCCCGCCATCCTGCTCGCCCACGAGCCGGACATCTTCCCGAAGGTTCCCGCCCGCGTCGCCCTCACCCTGTCGGGCCATACCCATGGCGGACAGGTCAGGCTGTTCGGCTACGCGCCGGTCGTGCCCTCGCGCTACGGACGGCGCTACGCCTACGGCCATGTCCGCGAGCAGACCGATCTCGTCGTCTCCGGCGGCCTCGGCATGAGCGGCCTGCCCGTCCGCCTCGGCATCCCGCCCGAGATCGTCGTGGTCGACCTGTCCTCGGAGCCGGTGGCATGA
- a CDS encoding metallophosphoesterase, whose protein sequence is MSLDEDRIGEEALPSKTPAVRITRRTVLAGLGGIVLAGGATSAYGIGIEPMRLSVTRYAIRPKGHWPAGQTLRIVALADIHACEPWMSAARIAGIVATANSLGGDVIVLLGDYVTGQNFVTRYVDAAEWAPELGRLKAPLGTYAILGNHDWWEDRTAQKRGSGPTIAGEALTRAGIRVLDNDAIRLERDDRAFWLAGLGDQLALLPTRKRHGHPRIGVDDLDKTLAGIPDGAPTILLAHEPDIFPQVPAHVALTLSGHTHGGQVRLFGYSPVVPSRYANRYAYGHVREQADLVVSGGLGNSIAPVRFGVPPEIVVVDLSSEAIA, encoded by the coding sequence ATGAGCCTCGACGAGGATCGGATCGGCGAGGAGGCGTTGCCCTCCAAGACGCCTGCGGTGAGGATCACGCGCCGGACGGTGCTTGCCGGACTCGGAGGAATCGTCCTCGCGGGCGGCGCGACCTCGGCCTACGGCATCGGCATCGAGCCCATGCGCCTGTCGGTGACGCGCTATGCCATCAGGCCGAAGGGACATTGGCCGGCCGGGCAGACGCTGCGGATCGTGGCGCTCGCCGATATCCATGCCTGCGAGCCCTGGATGAGTGCCGCACGGATCGCCGGCATCGTCGCCACCGCGAACTCTTTGGGCGGCGACGTGATCGTGCTGCTCGGCGACTACGTGACCGGTCAGAATTTCGTCACACGCTATGTCGACGCCGCCGAATGGGCACCCGAACTCGGCCGGCTCAAGGCGCCGCTCGGCACATACGCCATCCTCGGCAATCACGATTGGTGGGAAGACCGCACGGCGCAGAAGCGTGGCTCCGGCCCGACCATCGCCGGCGAAGCCCTGACGCGGGCCGGCATCCGTGTCCTCGACAACGATGCGATTCGCCTGGAACGCGACGACCGGGCGTTCTGGCTCGCGGGGCTCGGCGACCAGCTCGCCCTGCTGCCGACCCGCAAGCGCCATGGCCATCCGCGCATCGGCGTCGACGATCTGGACAAGACCCTCGCCGGGATACCGGACGGTGCGCCGACGATCCTGCTCGCGCACGAGCCCGACATCTTCCCGCAGGTGCCGGCCCATGTGGCGCTGACCCTCTCCGGCCACACCCATGGCGGGCAGGTTCGCCTGTTCGGTTATTCTCCCGTTGTCCCGTCGCGCTACGCCAACCGGTACGCCTACGGCCATGTCCGCGAGCAGGCCGATCTCGTCGTCTCCGGCGGGCTCGGAAACAGCATCGCGCCGGTCCGTTTCGGTGTTCCCCCCGAGATCGTCGTGGTCGACCTGTCCTCGGAAGCCATCGCATGA
- the ybgC gene encoding tol-pal system-associated acyl-CoA thioesterase — MNPDRTTSHRIDIRVYYEDTDFSGFVYHANYLRYMERGRTELLRALAMEQADLQRDSALIFVVRRMVLDFLRPARMDDMLSIVTRPLELRGASMPMSQEVRRGDEILLKAEVTVAAVRDGRAVRLPDALRRALSQRFDAAGDAAAS, encoded by the coding sequence ATGAACCCTGATCGCACGACCTCGCATCGCATCGACATCCGCGTCTATTACGAGGACACGGACTTTTCCGGGTTCGTCTATCACGCCAATTATTTGCGCTACATGGAGCGCGGCCGCACGGAGTTGCTTCGGGCGCTGGCCATGGAACAGGCCGACCTGCAGCGCGATTCCGCGCTGATCTTCGTGGTGCGGCGCATGGTCCTCGACTTCCTGCGGCCGGCGCGGATGGACGATATGCTCTCCATCGTAACGAGGCCGCTCGAATTGCGCGGCGCGTCGATGCCGATGAGCCAGGAAGTGCGGCGCGGAGACGAAATCCTCCTCAAGGCAGAGGTCACCGTGGCGGCGGTGCGGGATGGCCGCGCCGTCCGCCTGCCGGACGCCCTGCGCCGTGCCCTGTCGCAACGTTTCGATGCCGCCGGAGATGCAGCCGCCTCCTGA
- the tolQ gene encoding protein TolQ, with protein MNPADAMQALPPPDMSLFNLFWHAHFVVKLVMVGLLGCSVWCWAIIVDKTLLFRRTKTEMDAFEEAFWSGRSLEELYRSFNDRPATNLGALFVAAMREWKRSFEGSGRQIQSLSQRIDKVLDVTIQREVERLESRLLFLASIGSAGPYVGLFGTVWGIMTSFTAIAASKNTSLAVVAPGIAEALFATAIGLFAAIPAVLAYNKLQSNVSKAQSRLEGFADEFSAILSRQIDERLSLAA; from the coding sequence ATGAATCCCGCCGATGCCATGCAGGCGCTGCCGCCGCCGGACATGAGCCTGTTCAACCTGTTCTGGCATGCCCATTTCGTGGTCAAGCTGGTGATGGTGGGCCTGCTCGGCTGCTCCGTCTGGTGCTGGGCGATCATCGTCGACAAGACGCTGCTGTTCCGCCGCACCAAAACCGAGATGGACGCGTTCGAGGAAGCGTTCTGGTCCGGCCGTTCGCTGGAGGAACTCTACCGCTCGTTCAACGACCGGCCCGCCACCAATCTCGGCGCCCTGTTCGTGGCCGCCATGCGCGAGTGGAAGCGCTCGTTCGAGGGCTCGGGCCGGCAGATCCAGAGCCTGTCCCAGCGCATCGACAAGGTGCTCGACGTGACGATCCAGCGCGAGGTCGAGCGGCTCGAATCGCGTCTCCTGTTCCTCGCCTCCATCGGCTCGGCCGGCCCCTATGTCGGCCTGTTCGGCACGGTCTGGGGCATCATGACCTCGTTCACGGCCATCGCCGCCTCGAAGAACACCTCGCTCGCGGTGGTGGCGCCCGGCATCGCCGAGGCCCTGTTCGCGACGGCCATCGGCCTGTTCGCGGCGATCCCGGCGGTGCTCGCCTACAACAAGCTCCAGTCGAACGTGTCCAAGGCCCAGTCGCGGCTCGAGGGCTTCGCCGACGAGTTCTCCGCCATCCTCTCCCGTCAGATCGACGAGCGCCTGTCGCTCGCCGCCTGA
- a CDS encoding biopolymer transporter ExbD: MGMAHGAAQGGSRRRRARRGGAINEINMTPFIDVVLVLLIVFMVAAPMMTVGVPLDLPQSKASPLNSDSTPVTLSIRQTGQVFLGEAELTDDTIVPKLVDTSKSGFEERVFVRGDKRVDYGRVAQVMAIVTGGGFKKVALVTEPDQK; this comes from the coding sequence ATGGGCATGGCCCACGGCGCGGCGCAGGGTGGAAGCAGGCGGCGTCGCGCGCGTCGCGGCGGAGCCATCAACGAGATCAATATGACGCCGTTCATCGACGTCGTGCTCGTGCTGCTCATCGTGTTCATGGTGGCCGCGCCGATGATGACGGTGGGCGTGCCCCTCGACCTGCCGCAATCCAAGGCGAGCCCGCTCAATTCCGACAGCACTCCGGTGACGCTCTCGATCCGCCAGACCGGCCAGGTCTTCCTCGGCGAGGCCGAACTCACCGACGACACCATCGTCCCGAAACTCGTGGATACCTCCAAGTCCGGCTTCGAGGAGCGGGTCTTCGTGCGCGGCGACAAGCGCGTCGATTACGGACGCGTGGCCCAGGTGATGGCGATCGTGACGGGCGGCGGCTTCAAGAAGGTCGCCCTCGTCACCGAGCCGGACCAGAAGTAG